One window of Trifolium pratense cultivar HEN17-A07 linkage group LG5, ARS_RC_1.1, whole genome shotgun sequence genomic DNA carries:
- the LOC123883670 gene encoding protein REPRESSOR OF SILENCING 3 — translation MEEEESEKRVVRIFVGGIGEAVTADDIRRLFESLGTVQSLETIRTKGRSQAYLDFLSDPKSLSKLFSKYNGCVWKGGKLRLEKAKEHYLDRLKKEWEQDAILSSKPPATDLSTQKEDLEKEKPNAKRILDSNAKTLNIFFPRLRTVKSIPFSGTGKHKYSFQNIKVPPLPVHFCDCEEHCSPFITKREKLSMNAEAENGGINDEEINIMNAVMNRLFEKEKVSNTKHHENKHDYFQSPDALHSNEREVDSVALHSNEREVDSATDDDDDDDDDDGLIINIATKKNKPALTGTRELEKIMESQEWSKKANIAEEEPIEVQKRSNSDPNKGKKRKTLPKSENNEGVSSTTVGKSKMQTHLDELGPGAQPTEPGYDFGESAKVSWSQKSSWKELVGKGGNAAFSASLILPKFDSGKDQQNSDSSCTSSSTNDETEDTDEDETEDMVEDETEDTVEDETEDTIETEDMESDEYLESKPLNAQVIEEPDESQPTNTQVIEEPFEAKPTDTRLIEERVESLPTNTPMMEEPAEAQPNNKQVITEPAETQHNMAPKITGRGASWMKKKSWTQLVNENNSSFSISQILHDITFPEQMATEPILYPVNSNDFKHNGADKNTVNGTFINGFNTREIVPENREHAAGADDIVSAPVVKKTVETSPTDKSHANVQIGDTCSFMRSAASLKEWAKAKASVSGSLKRKRGEK, via the exons ATGGAGGAAGAAGAAAGCGAGAAGAGAGTAGTGAGAATATTCGTCGGAGGAATAGGTGAAGCCGTAACCGCCGATGACATTCGCCGGCTTTTCGAATCATTGGGAACCGTTCAATCACTCGAAACCATTCGAACCAAAGGTCGTAGTCAAGCTTACCTCGACTTTCTCTCCGATCCTAAATCCCTTTCAAAACTTTTCAGCAAG TATAATGGGTGTGTATGGAAAGGTGGAAAGCTGAGACTTGAAAAGGCTAAAGAGCATTACCTTGATCGTTTGAAAAAAGAATGGGAACAAGATGCAATTCTTAGTAGCAAACCACCAGCTACTGATCTTTCTACTCAAAAGGAGGATTTGGAAAAGGAAAAGCCTAATGCAAAACGCATTTTGGATTCAAATGCAAAGACTCTCAATATTTTCTTCCCAAGATTAAGAACG GTGAAATCCATACCATTCAGTGGAACTGGCAAGCACAAATACAGTTTCCAGAATATTAAAGTTCCTCCTCTCCCTGTGCATTTTTGTGATTGCGAGGAACATTGTAGTCCTTTTATCACAAAAAGGGAAAAGTTATCTATGAATGCGGAAGCAGAAAATGGGGGAATAAATGATGAAGAAATTAACATAATGAATGCTGTGATGAACAGgctttttgaaaaagaaaaggtttctAACACCAAGCATCATGAAAACAAGCATGATTATTTTCAATCTCCTGATGCTTTACATTCTAATGAACGTGAAGTAGATAGTGTTGCTTTACATTCTAATGAACGTGAAGTGGATAGTGCAacagatgatgatgatgatgatgatgatgatgatggtctCATAATCAACATCGCAACGAAGAAAAATAAACCAGCTTTAACAGGGACCCGAGAACTTGAAAAGATCATGGAAAGTCAG GAATGGTCCAAGAAAGCAAATATTGCAGAGGAAGAACCCATTGAAGTGCAAAAAAGGAGTAACAGCGATCCTAACAAGGGCAAGAAGAGAAAAACACTTCCCAAATCGGAAAACAATGAGGGTGTGTCTAGTACCACTGTTGGCAAGAGCAAAATGCAGACCCATCTAGATGAGCTGGGCCCTGGTGCACAGCCTACTGAACCAGGATATGATTTTGGGGAATCAGCTAAAGTTTCATGGTCTCAGAAGTCTTCATGGAAAGAACTTGTTGGGAAAGGTGGCAATGCTGCCTTCAGTGCCTCTCTCATATTACCAAAGTTTGATTCTGGTAAAGATCAACAAAATTCCGACAGTTCTTGCACATCCTCATCTACAAACGATGAAACTGAAGACACGGATGAAGATGAAACTGAAGACATGGTTGAAGATGAAACCGAAGACACGGTTGAAGATGAAACTGAAGACACTATTGAAACTGAAGACATGGAAAGTGATGAATATCTAGAGAGCAAACCTTTGAATGCACAAGTGATAGAAGAGCCTGATGAATCTCAACCGACCAACACACAGGTGATAGAAGAACCTTTTGAAGCTAAACCTACCGATACAAGATTGATAGAAGAGCGGGTTGAATCTCTACCTACCAATACACCGATGATGGAAGAACCTGCTGAAGCTCAACCTAACAATAAACAAGTGATAACTGAACCTGCCGAAACTCAGCATAACATGGCACCAAAAATCACTGGCAGAGGTGCTTcatggatgaaaaaaaaatcctgGACCCAACTGGTTAATGAGAATAACAGTTCATTTAGCATTTCACAAATTTTGCATGACATTACTTTCCCAGAACAAATGGCCACGGAACCCATTTTGTACCCTGTCAATTCCAATGATTTCAAGCATAATGGTGCTGATAAGAATACTGTTAATGGAACTTTCATTAATGGCTTCAACACAAGAGAGATTGTACCAGAGAATAGGGAGCATGCCGCCGGTGCTGATGATATAGTTTCTGCTCCTGTAGTCAAGAAAACAGTTGAAACAAGTCCAACGGATAAATCCCATGCAAATGTTCAAATAGGAGATACTTGCTCATTTATGAGAAGTGCTGCTTCTTTGAAAGAGTGGGCAAAAGCTAAAGCTTCTGTTAGTGGATCACTCAAAAGAAAACGCGGTGAGAAGTAA